Proteins co-encoded in one Candidatus Thiodictyon syntrophicum genomic window:
- a CDS encoding sensor histidine kinase has product MTTHEAHFRPRARILDLLGDQLIRDHRIALFELVKNAYDADSPDIFLRFINIQRREGGAIEVRDSGEGMDLDTVLNVWLEPASDHKALRRARGERSPLYGRLPVGEKGVGRFAVQKLGRRLTMVSRKQGQLELALEIDWSAVTGHKYLEEFPVQVVEREPEMFRGNRHGTWLRIDDLRQVWTRGDVRRLHRNVNAMVSPFKEQDSFKVRMEIEPQTDWLDDLFCATDAPKYAFYHFAFVLDDSSLSWHYRYTPFDSFVRDYPGLIKPRQQDVERDDSFEFFRIGPPPPEGGGWTRRKPRPDGKPVKLRWDAERKTGLGIGPISCQLSCFDLDPKIKPRIHDLNGLEQFLRDQGGVRVYRDGMRVYDYGEPGNDWLGLDVRRVNAPVDKLSNNLLLAEIHLDLASSPRLIEKTSREGFVENDAYRELWYAIRCALIQFEAERSRDKKDMREAFKTKGKGDVTGIEDPGIAIEALRRRVVEKNLSTELGSYVDRVKRTYEAARDVLMSSVGAGLGLALVFHEIVRGVRGLTKALENGEDFEKLIQMSRQLTEMLEGSLVLVRKGEGETLTAAKLCSYAMLANLPRCNYHHIRFINGFERNASADFPIKGERRILTAALANLIDNAIHWINTARDHDDPGRCLWVGPSHDLEGPAIVVGDSGPGFRDVPADVIRPFFTRREDGMGLGLYFSNMAMTGHDGRLCFPSRADVGAPQECTGAIVAMVFPRKS; this is encoded by the coding sequence TTGACAACTCACGAGGCTCATTTTCGCCCCCGCGCCCGGATACTTGATCTGCTCGGCGACCAGTTGATCCGTGATCATCGGATCGCGTTGTTCGAGTTGGTGAAGAATGCTTACGATGCTGATTCACCGGATATTTTCTTGCGATTTATCAATATTCAGCGAAGGGAAGGCGGCGCGATCGAAGTTCGGGATTCTGGTGAAGGGATGGATCTGGACACGGTTCTGAATGTCTGGCTCGAGCCTGCCTCGGACCACAAAGCCCTGCGGCGAGCCCGCGGCGAGCGCTCGCCGTTGTACGGACGGCTACCGGTGGGTGAAAAAGGCGTTGGGCGTTTCGCGGTACAGAAGCTCGGGCGCCGACTCACGATGGTCAGCCGAAAGCAGGGACAATTGGAGTTAGCCCTGGAGATCGATTGGAGTGCGGTGACAGGGCATAAATACCTTGAGGAATTTCCAGTACAGGTCGTGGAGCGGGAGCCAGAGATGTTCCGTGGGAATCGCCACGGAACTTGGCTGCGTATTGACGACCTGCGGCAGGTCTGGACGCGGGGAGACGTTCGCCGCCTGCATCGCAATGTCAATGCCATGGTCTCTCCCTTCAAAGAACAAGACTCCTTCAAGGTGAGGATGGAAATCGAGCCACAGACCGACTGGCTAGACGATCTCTTTTGCGCTACCGACGCGCCCAAATACGCGTTTTACCATTTTGCTTTTGTCCTTGACGATTCGTCGCTATCATGGCACTACCGCTATACGCCCTTCGATTCATTCGTGAGGGACTACCCTGGTCTGATAAAACCTCGTCAGCAGGATGTAGAGCGGGACGACAGCTTTGAATTCTTCCGAATTGGGCCGCCGCCGCCGGAGGGAGGAGGATGGACGCGCCGGAAGCCGCGGCCCGACGGGAAGCCCGTCAAGTTGCGCTGGGACGCGGAACGAAAAACGGGACTAGGCATCGGGCCGATTTCATGCCAACTGAGCTGTTTCGATCTCGACCCTAAGATTAAGCCAAGAATCCACGATCTAAACGGTTTAGAGCAGTTCTTGAGGGATCAGGGCGGTGTTCGGGTATATCGCGATGGTATGCGCGTCTACGATTATGGCGAGCCGGGTAACGACTGGCTTGGTCTGGATGTACGTCGTGTCAACGCGCCGGTGGATAAGCTGAGTAACAATCTGCTTCTTGCCGAGATCCATCTCGATCTAGCCTCGAGTCCTCGACTCATCGAAAAGACGAGCCGGGAGGGCTTTGTCGAAAACGACGCATACCGTGAACTGTGGTACGCGATTCGATGTGCCCTTATCCAGTTTGAGGCTGAGCGTTCGCGAGACAAGAAGGACATGCGGGAGGCATTTAAGACCAAGGGGAAGGGGGATGTCACCGGGATTGAGGACCCAGGCATTGCGATTGAGGCACTGCGGCGTCGGGTGGTGGAGAAGAATCTATCGACAGAGTTGGGCAGCTATGTCGATAGAGTGAAAAGGACTTACGAGGCCGCGCGCGACGTTCTAATGAGTTCGGTGGGCGCAGGCTTGGGCTTGGCGCTGGTGTTCCATGAGATCGTACGCGGGGTGCGTGGCCTAACTAAAGCCCTGGAAAATGGCGAAGATTTTGAAAAGCTCATTCAGATGAGTCGGCAGTTGACAGAGATGCTCGAAGGTTCTCTGGTCCTGGTTCGCAAGGGTGAGGGTGAAACGCTGACTGCCGCGAAACTCTGCAGTTATGCAATGTTGGCGAATCTGCCGCGCTGCAATTATCATCATATTCGATTTATTAATGGATTCGAGCGTAATGCATCTGCCGATTTCCCGATCAAAGGCGAGCGGCGTATTCTGACCGCGGCGCTGGCCAACCTGATCGATAACGCGATTCACTGGATTAATACCGCGCGCGATCACGATGATCCCGGCCGCTGTTTGTGGGTCGGCCCCAGCCACGACCTGGAAGGTCCGGCGATTGTTGTGGGCGACTCCGGCCCTGGATTCCGGGACGTGCCTGCTGACGTGATTCGGCCGTTTTTTACGCGTCGCGAAGACGGCATGGGCCTTGGGCTCTATTTCTCGAATATGGCCATGACCGGACATGATGGACGACTGTGCTTTCCGTCGCGGGCAGATGTGGGTGCACCGCAGGAATGTACCGGCGCCATCGTCGCAATGGTTTTTCCAAGAAAGAGCTAG
- a CDS encoding AAA family ATPase, which produces MKFPYGLSDFGTLIQAGYWYQDRTDRIPLLEERGRQLIFLRPRRFGKSLLLSLLEHYYDLNRTGHFAALFGGLRIGRDPTPLHNRFFVMKWDFSLVKAQGEVHEIEAALHRHLNDRMTNFVADYANYWTRPIAICQDNAVSSLESLLAAIRATPHRLYLLIDEYDNFANEILMAGQAQGHYESLLYGEGLLKTVFKAVKAAAGGLGLERVFITGVSPIVMSDMTSGYNVGENIYLDAPFNDLCGFTEAEITAVLTEMAAAGVTWSPAEALETMRTFYNGYRFSTRATTSLYNPTLSLYFLKSLQRDGDYPEPMLDENLAMDRNKLAYIARLPQGEDLLVAALSGDDQVVIPELARRFGVEDMLRAVKDQPFMASLLYYFGVLTLADLGVLRKLALKVPNLVARALYVERLRDLWLPGYEERETVQRVAETLYLRGDLAPLCDFIETRYFRVLSNRDYRWTNELLVKFAFLTLLFDDRIYMAVSELETDRGYADLALIVRPDMRRYAALDLLLEFKYLGLKELGLTGKQVRAQSRESLAALPAVAAKLDEAAEQARVYGAALRHRHGLTDLRACAVVALGVERLVWRALTEPGRPAPAP; this is translated from the coding sequence GTGAAATTCCCCTATGGTCTCAGCGATTTCGGCACCCTCATCCAGGCGGGTTACTGGTATCAGGACCGTACCGACCGGATCCCGCTGCTGGAGGAGCGGGGCCGCCAGCTCATCTTTTTGCGGCCCCGGCGCTTCGGCAAGAGCCTGCTCCTGTCGCTGCTGGAGCATTACTACGACCTCAACCGCACCGGGCACTTCGCGGCCCTGTTCGGGGGGCTGCGCATCGGGCGGGACCCCACGCCGCTGCATAACCGGTTTTTCGTGATGAAGTGGGACTTCTCCCTGGTCAAGGCCCAGGGCGAGGTCCATGAGATCGAGGCCGCGCTGCACCGGCATCTCAATGACCGCATGACCAATTTCGTGGCCGACTACGCGAACTATTGGACCCGCCCGATCGCCATCTGCCAGGACAACGCCGTCTCCTCCCTGGAATCGCTGCTGGCAGCGATCCGCGCCACCCCGCACCGGCTCTATCTGCTGATCGACGAATACGACAACTTCGCCAATGAAATCCTGATGGCCGGCCAGGCCCAGGGGCACTATGAATCGTTGTTGTACGGCGAGGGCCTGTTGAAGACCGTCTTCAAGGCGGTCAAGGCGGCGGCCGGCGGCCTGGGTCTGGAACGGGTCTTCATCACCGGGGTCTCGCCGATCGTCATGAGCGACATGACGAGCGGCTACAACGTCGGCGAGAATATCTATCTGGATGCGCCGTTCAACGACCTGTGCGGATTCACCGAGGCCGAGATCACCGCGGTATTGACCGAGATGGCCGCGGCCGGCGTCACCTGGTCCCCCGCCGAGGCGCTGGAGACTATGCGGACCTTCTACAACGGCTATCGCTTCAGCACCCGGGCGACGACGAGTCTTTACAACCCCACGTTGAGCCTTTACTTCCTCAAGTCCCTACAGCGAGACGGTGACTATCCGGAGCCGATGCTGGATGAGAACCTGGCGATGGACCGCAACAAGCTTGCCTACATCGCGCGCCTGCCCCAGGGCGAAGACCTGCTGGTCGCCGCTCTGAGCGGCGACGATCAGGTCGTGATCCCCGAACTGGCGCGGCGCTTCGGGGTCGAGGACATGCTGCGCGCGGTCAAGGATCAGCCCTTCATGGCCTCGCTGCTGTACTATTTCGGGGTCCTGACCCTGGCCGACCTGGGCGTGTTGCGCAAGCTGGCGCTCAAGGTCCCCAATCTGGTCGCCCGGGCACTCTATGTCGAGCGCCTGCGGGACCTGTGGCTTCCCGGCTACGAGGAGCGCGAAACGGTGCAGCGGGTCGCGGAGACCCTGTACCTGCGCGGGGACCTGGCGCCCCTGTGCGACTTCATCGAGACGCGCTATTTCCGGGTCCTGTCGAACCGCGATTACCGCTGGACCAATGAACTGCTGGTCAAATTCGCCTTTCTCACCCTGCTGTTCGACGACCGGATCTATATGGCCGTCTCGGAACTGGAAACCGACCGCGGCTATGCCGACCTGGCCTTGATCGTGCGCCCCGACATGCGCCGCTACGCCGCCCTGGACCTGTTGCTTGAATTCAAATACCTGGGCCTGAAGGAACTGGGATTAACCGGCAAGCAGGTCCGCGCCCAATCGCGCGAGTCACTCGCCGCCCTGCCGGCGGTCGCGGCCAAACTCGACGAGGCAGCGGAACAGGCGCGGGTCTATGGCGCGGCCCTGCGCCATCGGCATGGACTCACCGACCTGCGCGCCTGCGCCGTGGTCGCCCTAGGGGTGGAGCGCTTGGTCTGGCGGGCATTAACGGAGCCGGGGCGTCCCGCCCCGGCACCCTGA